The Anaerolineales bacterium region GAGGCGTGTTTATAGTTTCTCCATCAACTCGATCCGATTTCCAAACGGGTCGAACACATGCGCGCGATTGAATCCTTCCAGAGGCGGTTGGGATAGATCCCATTCGTAGCCTGCCGCTTGAATCTTTTCGAGGAGCGAATCAAGTTCTGATACGATAAACGCGGGGTGAGCCTTGCGTGCCGGGTGAAACTCCTGCTCGACGCCGAGATGCACTTGCGCCTCGCCGCTGTGAAGCCACAAGCCGCCGCGCTTGGCAAGTTCGGGAGGTTTTTGAATTTCAGTGAAGCCGA contains the following coding sequences:
- a CDS encoding VOC family protein, with product MTILSIDHVQLAMPAGEEEKARAFYIRILGFTEIQKPPELAKRGGLWLHSGEAQVHLGVEQEFHPARKAHPAFIVSELDSLLEKIQAAGYEWDLSQPPLEGFNRAHVFDPFGNRIELMEKL